The DNA region GATTTCGGCCCTTGGGAGCAGATTTTCTACGGTGAATTCGACGGCCGGCGTCCGAAGCGGGTGCTGGTAAAAATCATCGGGGAATAGACCGCCCTGCTCCTAAAGGGTATAAGGGCTTACCGCAAATTGCTTCACGGGATAAACTGTCTTTAAATGAAGGTAGAAAGGCGATTCCGGAGGGAACATGAGACTGCATATTCTCAGTAACCTGCACCTGGAGTTAGGCGATTTCGTCCCGCCTGACACCAGCGCGGACGCGGTCATTCTTGCCGGGGATATTCATGTGCAGGAACATGGCATTGACTGGGCAGTTAAACACTTTTCGGTGCCTGTCTATTATGTCCTTGGGAACTACGAGTTCTACGGCGGGCATCTTGAGCGCACGGTGAAGCGGCTCAAGCAAAAAACCGCCGGCACAAACGTACGCGTGCTCGAGTGCGATGAAGCTATTCAGGAGAACGTTCGCTTTTTGGGCGGCACCTGTTGGACGGACTTCTCGGCAACCGGCAATCTCCAGCTGGCCATGTCGGATGCGCGCCAGACGATGAGCGATTACCGCGAAATCCGGGCCGGCATGGGCTTTCGCAAGCTTCGTCCCGAAGACACCCAGAAGAAGCACACCGAATTCAAGGCATGGCTGCGGAAAAAACTCAATGAGCCCTTTGACGGCAAGACGGTTGTGATTACCCATCACGCGCCATCCATTCTGTCAATTGCGCCCGAATACCTGGACGAGTTCACTCACGGTAGCGCGGCTTATGTCAACCGCATGGAGCACCTGATGGGCAAGCCGGTTGCGCTCTGGGTGCACGGCCAGACACACAGCAAGTTTGACTATGAGATTTCGAGTACCCATGTGGTGTGCAACCCGCGCGGCCACCATGGCCTCAGGCTCAACAAGCAATTTGACCCTCGGCTGGTGATAGAGCTTTAAAGTTCGCGCCTTATGAGAGAAGCGAATTTGACGGCCGCCGCTGCAAAAGGGTACTGGTGAAAATCATCGGGGAGTAATGGTTGCGACACCCGGGCTTACGCCAGGAGATACCGGCCGGACTTTCGCGTACCCTCGCGCTTGACCAAATCCGCTTCCATGAGCGGCCGTAGCAAGTCAATCGCGCCTTGCTTGGAGACACCTAACCCATCCCAGATTTCCTTGGGACTCATGCTGCCCCGCTCACGAAGCAGTTGCAGCAATTGCTCCTGTTTGGGTCGCAGCACCAGTTTTTTTCCTTTCGACTGAGCCGACAGACCTTGCACACGCTTCCAGACCTGCTGGAGTGTCAGCAATAATCCTTCCGCAGCGTATTCCAGCCAAGAGGTCAGATCATCGCCTTGCTGCGGCACGGCCCGCAGGGCCGCGTAATAACGAGGCCGGTTCTCCCAGTAGTACTCGTCCACCGAGAAAATGTGGTGCGTATCGAACCCGCGCCGGTACAACTCCCATAGAGCCAGCGCGCGGCCCGTCCGTCCATTGCCGTCAGCGAAAGGATGAATGGCTTCGAACCGATAATGGACGATCGCGGAACTGATAACTGGCGACAATATCCCCGATGTCTTGTTCCACCATTGCAGAAACTCAAACATGAGACCGGATACCTGCTCCGGCGGCGGTGGCACGTATGAGCCCACTCGAACCTGCGTTGTGCGGTAGCGTCCTGCCTCTCCCTGGTTCATCACGTTCCCCGCGATGATTTTGTGAAGCTTGAGGACATCCTCGTGGGTGATGAGACTCTTCTTGGCGTGCTTCTCGAGATGCCGCAGCGCCGCAAAATAATTCAGCACCTCCCGCTTGTCCCGGGTGCTGACCGTCGCCAGTTCGCGGCCCTCCTCAACGGCCCGCACTTGTTCAAGAGTCAGCGGATTGCCTTCAATCGCCGTCGAGGAGTGCGCGAGGCGTGCCCGCGTGTCCTTCTGCAACGTCGGAATCCAAGGCACTTCGACTGCGGCGTTCACAATCCAACCCCGCAGCGCCGCTATTTCTTCGACGCGGGTAAGCAACTGCGGGGTGATGGTGAACTTCGGCTGATAGCTCATGGCGCTGAGCTTACGCCGTAAGTCAAGTATAAGTCAAGTTATCAGTCAACCTGTGGCTCAAGCAGCGGCAAGACTTGCCCTATAGTTCGCCTTTGAACGCATGGTCGAGGATGGGAGGAAGCAGAGCGTCGAGTTCGGCGGCGGTTTCGGCTTGCGGACGTTTAAGCTCGTCGGAAAGTCTCAACCGATTCGTTCCCAGAAAGGGAGCGATAACCCCCAATTTAGGTAATTACGACCTAGCTGCCGAAGTCGTGGTCGCCGTCACCGGCGGCAAGCTCGACTTCTGGCCCTGGGACCAGATTTTCTACGGCGAGTTCGACGGCCGCCGCCGCAAAAGGGTGCTGGTAAAGATTATCGGGGCAAGGCTCGAACTAGGGGCCCGGATTAAATAAAGCCCGCAGACCAAACCTGACGTGTTGCAACGATTATTCCACCGTCACCGACTTGGCGAGATTGCGTGGCTTGTCCACATCGGTACCCCGTTGCAGTGCGGCGTGATAGGCGAGGAGCTGCAGCGGCACAACGTGGAGTATCGGGCTCAAATAACCCGCGTGCTCCTGCATGCGAATGACGTGTATCGCCTCG from Burkholderiales bacterium includes:
- a CDS encoding metallophosphoesterase encodes the protein MRLHILSNLHLELGDFVPPDTSADAVILAGDIHVQEHGIDWAVKHFSVPVYYVLGNYEFYGGHLERTVKRLKQKTAGTNVRVLECDEAIQENVRFLGGTCWTDFSATGNLQLAMSDARQTMSDYREIRAGMGFRKLRPEDTQKKHTEFKAWLRKKLNEPFDGKTVVITHHAPSILSIAPEYLDEFTHGSAAYVNRMEHLMGKPVALWVHGQTHSKFDYEISSTHVVCNPRGHHGLRLNKQFDPRLVIEL
- a CDS encoding Fic family protein, translated to MSYQPKFTITPQLLTRVEEIAALRGWIVNAAVEVPWIPTLQKDTRARLAHSSTAIEGNPLTLEQVRAVEEGRELATVSTRDKREVLNYFAALRHLEKHAKKSLITHEDVLKLHKIIAGNVMNQGEAGRYRTTQVRVGSYVPPPPEQVSGLMFEFLQWWNKTSGILSPVISSAIVHYRFEAIHPFADGNGRTGRALALWELYRRGFDTHHIFSVDEYYWENRPRYYAALRAVPQQGDDLTSWLEYAAEGLLLTLQQVWKRVQGLSAQSKGKKLVLRPKQEQLLQLLRERGSMSPKEIWDGLGVSKQGAIDLLRPLMEADLVKREGTRKSGRYLLA